The Impatiens glandulifera chromosome 3, dImpGla2.1, whole genome shotgun sequence genome contains a region encoding:
- the LOC124932223 gene encoding VAN3-binding protein, translating to MKLENIEEEGPANWLPAPAYPAPETPTESMEFLARSWSVSASELSKALSSNGPSLPLNLANNELEKPLIMISNSDLTPNYTIAKESYYYYSTQNAEPVQSTESPPVSPRKSDDSKELLLFHQALNQDLLSNQQLVRNGIYKSMMKGRTMGRSWLKDQKEKKKQEHRTHNAHLHAAISVAAVAAAVASIAATSAGSEENKGSIIVSQSKTSSAMASAAALVASHCIEIAEEMGADHAHILSIVSSAINAKTNGDVMALTAGAATALRGAATLKARMEKGNHGHGSGSAAMALGCDQEQISDERKETNFLTALNFVSKGGELLKRTRKGDLHWKNVSININSKLQVVAKMKSKHMGGTFTKKKKYVVSDICSDIGAWIGRDEAEEKRGYFGMKTVDRVIEFECRNKCEKQMWLDGIQYMLHCKASMA from the exons ATGAAGCTTGAGAACATAGAAGAAGAAGGTCCGGCAAATTGGCTGCCGGCGCCGGCGTATCCAGCTCCAGAGACCCCGACGGAATCGATGGAGTTTCTAGCCAGGTCGTGGAGTGTCTCGGCTTCGGAACTCTCAAAAGCTCTGTCTTCCAATGGACCATCATTACCACTTAATTTAGCCAACAATGAATTAGAGAAACCATTGATCATGATTTCTAATTCTGATCTCACTCCCAACTATACCATTGCTAAagaatcttattattattattcg ACACAGAATGCTGAACCAGTACAAAGTACTGAAAGTCCTCCTGTTTCTCCCCGTAAAAGTGATGATTCTAAG gaattattattgtttcatcaagCCCTCAACCAAGATTTATTGAGCAACCAGCAGTTGGTTAGAAATGGg ATATACAAAAGTATGATGAAAGGAAGAACAATGGGTCGATCATGGCTAAAAGACcaaaaggaaaagaagaaaCAGGAGCACCGAACCCACAACGCTCATCTCCATGCAGCTATCTCCGTTGCCGCCGTGGCCGCCGCCGTCGCTTCAATAGCCGCCACCTCAGCCGGTTCCGAGGAAAACAAAGGATCAATAATAGTATCACAATCCAAGACTTCCTCTGCCATGGCCTCTGCAGCAGCTTTAGTAGCCTCACACTGCATCGAAATCGCCGAGGAAATGGGAGCCGACCACGCTCACATCTTGTCCATAGTCAGCTCTGCTATCAATGCTAAAACCAACGGCGACGTCATGGCCTTGACTGCTGGTGCCGCCACCG CACTGAGAGGGGCTGCAACGCTTAAGGCTAGAATGGAGAAGGGAAATCATGGTCATGGATCAGGATCTGCAGCAATGGCATTAGGGTGTGATCAAGAACAGATAAGTGACGAGAGGAAGGAGACGAACTTCTTAACAGCACTCAATTTCGTTTCCAAAGGAGGAGAACTTCTCAAACGAACTAGGAAAG GAGATCTCCATTGGAAGAATGTCTCAATCAACATAAACTCCAAATTACAGGTGGTGGCCAAGATGAAAAGCAAACACATGGGGGGAACATTCACAAAGAAAAAGAAGT ATGTAGTGTCGGATATATGTAGCGACATTGGAGCATGGATTGGAAGGGATGAGGCCGAAGAGAAAAGAGGTTACTTTGGGATGAAGACCGTTGATAGAGTGATTGAATTTGAGTGCAGGAATAAATGTGAGAAACAAATGTGGCTTGATGGGATTCAATATATGCTGCATTGTAAGGCTTCAATGGCATAA
- the LOC124932967 gene encoding carotenoid 9,10(9',10')-cleavage dioxygenase 1-like, with product MNIINFPGIIIKKISSRMLDSLVDSLFQFDDQPLLPSQKNFVPVEEIGGPVEVSCDEGRIPIDFPEGVYIRNGSNPLFGGLKSTKSFLGRSSHIWVEGEGMLHAIYFRKDPINGDWTVSYKNKYVETKTFKQETERNRPGFLPAVEGDSPSVLASHFLNLLRFGMINKLLSNTNIFEHSGKLYAVSENHLPQEIDVLTLQTRGEWDVNGAWMRPFTSHPKKAPGSGELVIMGVEAIKPFFEVGVISADGDRMVHKVDLKLSRSPLIHEIGITQKYNIIMDYPLLLSIKRLMNGGPLMKYDNEGYARIGVMPRYGDADSVKWFDVKTQCTLHIINCFEDGNKVVVRGCRAETAVLPGPERGERKHEWFSRGFKNMELLNGGEKVDDSSQMDGMFFTRAYEWRLNMETGGVEERYLSGTDFSIDFPMVNPRFTGLKHKYAYAQVIDSLASSISGNMKYGGLAKLHFEEANNNNNGLIKMEILKFGEGTFCSGSTFISKGGGDHIDEDDGWIVCFVHNELTDLSQVHIYDAQNMDSEPISRIALPQRVPYGFHGAFFSIPN from the exons atgaacatcatcaacttccCTGGAATCATCATCAAGAAGATCTCATCAAGAATGTTGGATTCATTAGTTGATTCCTTGTTTCAGTTTGATGATCAACCTTTGCTCCCTTCTCAG AAGAACTTTGTTCCAGTTGAAGAAATTGGAGGACCCGTTGAAGTTTCTTGTGATGAAGGGAGAATTCCTATAGATTTTCCAGAAGGGGTATACATAAGAAATG GTTCTAATCCTCTCTTTGGAGGATTAAAGTCCACCAAATCATTTCTTGGAAGATCAAGCCATATTTGGGTGGAAGGAGAAGGAATGCTTCATGCCATATATTTTCGCAAGGACCCCATTAATGGAGATTGGACAGTCTCTTACAAGAACAAGTATGTCGAAACCAAGACATTCAAACAAGAAACAGAAAGGAACAGACCTGGTTTCCTTCCAGCTGTTGAAGGAGATTCTCCTTCTGTCCTGGCAAGTCATTTCCTCAATCTG TTGAGATTTGGTATGATCAATAAACTTCTGAGCAACACAAACATATTTGAACACTCTGGAAAACTATATGCCGTCTCAGAGAATCACTTGCCTCAAGAGATCGATGTTTTAACTCTGCAAACACGCGGTGAATGGGATGTCAATGGAGCTTGGATGCGGCCTTTTACCAGTCATCCCAAA AAAGCTCCAGGAAGTGGGGAATTGGTCATAATGGGAGTAGAAGCAATCAAACCATTTTTTGAAGTTGGAGTTATCTCTG CTGATGGGGATAGAATGGTGCATAAGGTGGATCTTAAGCTAAGCAGATCTCCATTGATTCATGAGATAGGGATTACCCAGAA GTACAACATTATCATGGATTACCCACTTTTGTTGAGCATTAAAAGGCTAATGAATGGAGGACC GTTGATGAAGTATGACAATGAAGGGTATGCAAGAATCGGGGTGATGCCACGATATGGCGATGCAGATTCTGTAAAGTGGTTTGATGTTAAGACACAATGTACTTTACATATAATCAACTGTTTTGAAGATGGTAATAAg GTTGTAGTTAGAGGATGCAGGGCTGAAACAGCAGTGCTTCCGGGGCCTGAAAGAGGAGAAAGAAAGCATGAATGGTTCTCAAGGGGATTCAAAAACATGGAATTGTTGAATGGGGGAGAAAAAGTGGACGATTCTTCACAAATGGATGGAATGTTCTTCACTCGAGCATATGAATGGAGATTAAATATGGAAACTGGAGGAGTTGAGGAGAGGTATCTGTCTGGAACTGACTTCTCAATTGACTTCCCCATGGTAAATCCAAGATTTACTGGTCTTAAACATAAATATGCTTATGCCCAAGTCATTGATTCCCTAGCAAGCTCTATTTCTG GTAATATGAAGTATGGAGGTTTAGCTAAATTGCACTTTGAAGAAGCA aataataataataatgggtTAATAAAGATGGAGATTCTCAAATTTGGAGAAGGCACCTTCTGCAGTGGAAGTACATTTATTAGTAAAGGAGGAGGTGATCatattgatgaagatgatggatGGATTGTCTGTTTTGTTCATAACGAATTGACAGATTTGTCCCAA GTTCACATATATGATGCACAAAACATGGATTCAGAGCCTATTTCAAGAATCGCATTGCCCCAGAGGGTGCCTTATGGCTTCCATGGAGCTTTCTTCTCTATCCCAAATTAA
- the LOC124931795 gene encoding carotenoid 9,10(9',10')-cleavage dioxygenase 1-like — MASSSFACQIKLSSSLHDQSQRSDHHHRSPLLSSTKPLMKEFEQAPLKLINIINFPGIIFKKISSRMLDSLVDSLFQFVDQPLLPSQKNFAPVEELGGPIEVSCDEGGIPIDFPEGVYIRNGSNPLFGGLKSTESFLGRSSCIWVEGEGMLHAVYFHKDPNGDWTVSYKNKYVESETFKLETERNRPGFLPAIEGDSPSVMAAHFLNLLRFGMINKLLSNTNIFEHSGKLYAISENHLPQEIDVLTLQTRDEWDVNGAWKRPFTSHPKKAPGSGELVIMGVEAIKPFFEVGVISADGERMVHKVDLKLSRSPLIHEMGITQKYNVIMDFPLLLSIKRLMKGGPLIKYDSEGYARIGVMPRYGDADSVKWFDVKTQCTLHIINCFEDGNEVVVRGCRAEASVLPGPERGERKHEWFSRGYKHVGMKEEVFPNDDYSHMDGKFFTRAYEWRLNMETGGVEERYLSGTDFSIDFPMVNPSFTGLKHKYAYAQVIDSLASSISGNMKYGGIAKLHFEEEASYKSNSHHNENNNGLTKMEIHKFGEGIFCSGSAFVSKEEGGNNIDEDDGWIVCFVHNELTNLSKVHIIDAKNMVSEPVAKITLPQRVPYGFHGAFFSIPN, encoded by the exons ATGGCATCTTCATCTTTTGCTTGTCAGATCAAGTTATCTTCTTCCCTCCATGATCAATCACAAAGATCTGATCATCACCACAGATCCCCTCTCCTCTCTTCGACCAAg CCACTGATGAAAGAGTTTGAGCAGGCACCATTGAAGCTTATTAACATCATCAACTTCCCAGGAATCATTTTCAAGAAAATCTCCTCAAGAATGTTGGATTCATTAGTTGATTCCTTGTTTCAATTTGTTGATCAACCTTTGCTCCCTTCTCAG AAGAACTTTGCTCCGGTGGAAGAACTTGGAGGACCCATTGAAGTTTCTTGTGATGAAGGGGGAATTCCTATAGATTTTCCAGAGGGAGTGTACATAAGAAATG GCTCTAATCCTCTCTTTGGAGGACTAAAGTCGACAGAATCGTTTCTTGGAAGATCAAGCTGCATCTGGGTGGAAGGAGAAGGAATGCTTCATGCTGTCTATTTTCACAAGGACCCCAATGGGGATTGGACAGTTTCCTACAAGAACAAGTACGTAGAATCCGAGACGTTCAAGCTAGAAACGGAAAGAAACAGGCCTGGTTTCCTTCCAGCTATTGAAGGAGATTCTCCTTCTGTCATGGCTGCTCATTTCCTTAATCTG TTGAGGTTTGGCATGATCAATAAACTGCTGAGCAACACAAACATATTTGAACACTCTGGAAAACTATATGCCATCTCAGAGAATCACTTGCCTCAAGAGATCGACGTTTTAACACTGCAAACACGCGATGAATGGGATGTCAATGGAGCCTGGAAGAGACCTTTTACCAGTCATCCCAAA AAAGCTCCAGGAAGTGGAGAATTGGTCATAATGGGAGTAGAAGCAATCAAACCATTTTTTGAAGTTGGAGTTATCTCTG CGGATGGGGAGAGAATGGTGCATAAGGTGGATCTTAAGCTAAGCAGATCTCCATTGATCCATGAGATGGGGATAACCCAAAA gTACAATGTTATCATGGATTTCCCTTTATTGTTAAGCATAAAAAGGCTAATGAAAGGAGGACC GTTGATAAAGTATGACAGTGAAGGGTATGCAAGAATAGGGGTGATGCCACGCTACGGAGATGCAGATTCTGTGAAGTGGTTTGATGTTAAGACACAATGCACTTTACATATAATCAACTGCTTTGAAGACGGTAATGAG GTTGTAGTAAGAGGATGCAGGGCTGAGGCATCAGTGCTGCCGGGGCCTGAAAGGGGAGAAAGAAAGCATGAATGGTTCTCGAGGGGATACAAACATGTGGGAATGAAAGAAGAAGTGTTTCCTAACGATGATTATTCACATATGGATGGAAAATTCTTCACTCGAGCATATGAATGGAGATTAAATATGGAAACTGGAGGAGTTGAGGAGAGGTATCTGTCTGGGACTGATTTCTCAATTGACTTCCCGATGGTAAATCCAAGTTTTACAGGTCTTAAACATAAGTATGCATATGCCCAAGTCATTGATTCTTTAGCAAGCTCTATTTCTg GTAATATGAAATATGGTGGTATAGCTAAACTGcactttgaagaagaagctTCTTATAAGTCCAATTCTCAT CATAATGAGAATAATAATGGGTTAACAAAGATGGAGATTCACAAATTCGGAGAAGGCATATTCTGCAGTGGAAGTGCATTTGTTAGTAAGGAAGAAGGTGGTAATAatattgatgaagatgatggatGGATTGTCTGTTTTGTTCATAATGAATTAACAAATTTGTCCAAA GTTCACATAATCGATGCAAAAAACATGGTTTCAGAACCTGTTGCCAAAATCACACTGCCTCAGAGGGTGCCTTATGGCTTTCATGGAGCTTTCTTCTCCATACCAAATTAA